In one window of Musa acuminata AAA Group cultivar baxijiao chromosome BXJ3-2, Cavendish_Baxijiao_AAA, whole genome shotgun sequence DNA:
- the LOC135632086 gene encoding uncharacterized protein LOC135632086, whose translation MFPLPSSARYFCLQGHHRHKGPVAVACTFLHVRLEAPTQHLLKQIATEAASSDMANFLRLHCRMFSLLLMLTWPWWWFRLILLPVTAATSSEGNNVNSNAAPHSTYCRSYCGNITVDYPFALRTGCGHSGFRDLLYCINGVLMLHIPSGSYRVLDIDYAYRGVTLHDPGMSDCYSLLRSPGGLGNGFVVEPWRAPYLEPDPDNVFMLLGCRADSPLFQGFPSPEGKHLPCRNVSGMGCEEYYRCPAWDEGPSSRRPRGSASASAYGVVSPPECCALEFGAIRAINVSHLRCEGYSSAYSLAPLRAAGPGAWAYGIRVAYSLPADYQGFCGACQATGGVCGYDQGTDADICLCHHYNSTSNCDSAYAAATAESSSEPSIMPKPSLATLVGGFLLFRNILSSTL comes from the exons ATGTTCCCTTTGCCCTCCTCCGCCCGGTATTTTTGTTTACAGGGGCACCACCGACACAAGGGACCAGTGGCGGTGGCTTGCACATTTCTGCATGTCCGCCTCGAAGCCCCGACTCAACACCTCCTCAAACAAATCGCCACAGAAGCTGCGTCCTCGGACATGGCAAATTTCCTCCGACTTCATTGTCGCATGTTCTCTTTGTTGTTGATGTTGACGTGGCCGTGGTGGTGGTTCCGCCTCATCCTTCTCCCAGTAACAGCAGCAACGTCCTCCGAAGGTAACAATGTCAATAGCAACGCTGCCCCCCACAGCACGTATTGTCGCTCCTACTGCGGCAACATCACCGTGGACTACCCCTTCGCCCTCCGGACCGGTTGCGGCCATTCCGGTTTCCGAGACCTCCTCTATTGTATCAACGGCGTCCTCATGCTCCACATCCCCTCCGGCTCCTACCGTGTGCTCGACATCGACTACGCCTACCGCGGCGTCACCCTACACGACCCTGGCATGTCCGACTGCTACTCCCTATTGCGTTCCCCCGGTGGCCTAGGCAATGGCTTCGTGGTGGAGCCCTGGAGGGCGCCTTACCTAGAGCCCGACCCTGACAACGTCTTCATGCTTCTGGGCTGCCGCGCCGATTCGCCACTCTTCCAGGGCTTCCCCTCGCCAGAGGGGAAGCACCTGCCCTGCCGCAACGTCTCCGGCATGGGCTGCGAGGAGTACTACCGGTGCCCCGCCTGGGATGAGGGGCCCAGCAGCAGGAGGCCAAGGGGTTCCGCCTCCGCTTCCGCCTATGGGGTCGTGAGCCCGCCGGAGTGCTGCGCCTTGGAGTTCGGGGCCATCCGGGCCATCAATGTGAGCCACTTGAGGTGCGAGGGGTACAGCAGCGCCTACAGCTTGGCGCCGCTGCGGGCGGCGGGACCGGGGGCCTGGGCTTATGGGATTCGTGTGGCCTACTCGCTGCCGGCTGACTACCAGGGGTTCTGTGGAGCGTGCCAGGCCACAGGTGGCGTATGCGGCTACGACCAAGGGACGGATGCTGATATCTGCCTATGTCACCACTATAACTCTACTTCCAACTGTGACTCTGCCTATGCGGCTGCCACTGCTG AAAGCTCATCCGAACCGAGCATCATGCCCAAGCCTTCATTGGCGACTCTAGTAGGAG GTTTCCTACTTTTCCGGAATATATTGTCATCCACTTTATAG